One Xiphophorus hellerii strain 12219 chromosome 24, Xiphophorus_hellerii-4.1, whole genome shotgun sequence DNA window includes the following coding sequences:
- the cep70 gene encoding centrosomal protein of 70 kDa isoform X1, whose amino-acid sequence MKPQEQVEWDDVNKLLQHHGFKPVFFADPVENRNLTDLVLLDKKSANELRMTLRMMLMDSERRQTLIQELVKSNNQLKEEVQKHMSHAAQQSQRATELQGLLDEVKSRVQHLEERCLGKAVQQHSHTQQLQKENKEAKRRYLLLEKKVANLEEETAQLRKKLYLTVKEEQQRLTQQSRLQESKHLDQATKRTSVSPSFKTILKTYQDQQKESRSRIQELEEEVEWLKTELDTRCRSDLTGNSRDQSKTSRQWVQYHHLLTEINTLIINPRLHQYQRWPRESEEAEFQAVLPTLDQWSQQLHMLRDLHCGLNKLSATLMPLQPCHADAKALKVEDMMLLVEALLENASSDDKQKLRSPTRYTLASMVAHFQKLFDVPSLSGVYPRMNEVYTRLGEMTNTMRNLQNVLDLDSKASPTEVVNQVSRLVSLDPGLGRADIDSIIIKVKQHDEFFPAFHNLVTEILKILGVSHLDDILSALQSLKQTAQ is encoded by the exons ATGAAGCCG caggagCAGGTAGAGTGGGATGACGTGAATAAACTGCTGCAGCATCACGGCTTTAAGCCTGTGTTCTTTGCGGATCCTGTGGAGAATAGGAATCTCACAG ATTTGGTCCTGCTGGACAAGAAGTCAGCGAATGAGTTGAGGATGACTCTGAGGATGATGCTGATGGACTCTGAGAGGAGACAGACGCTCATCCAGGAGCTCGTCAAGTCTAACAACCAGCTCAA AGAGGAGGTACAGAAGCACATGAGTCATGCAGCTCAGCAGTCCCAAAGAGCCACTGAGCTGCAGGGGCTGCTGGATGAGGTGAAGAGCAGAGTTCAGCACCTGGAGGAACGCTGCCTGGGGAAGGCGGTCCAGCAGCACAGCCACACCCAGCAGctgcagaaggaaaacaaagaggcTAAG aggAGGTATCTGTTGCTGGAAAAGAAGGTAGCCAATCTGGAGGAAGAAACAGCACAGCTCAGGAAGAAACTGTATTTGACTGTCAAAGAAGAGCAACAGCGACTGACTCAACAGAGTCGATTACAGGAGTCCAAACATTTGGATCAAGCTACAAAGAGGACCTCTGTCTCCCCGTCTTTCAAAACCATCCTCAAG ACATATCAGGACCAGCAGAAGGAAAGCCGCTCTCGCATACAGGAGTTGGAGGAAGAAGTGGAATGGCTCAAGACAGAACTGGACACAAG ATGTAGAAGTGACCTCACTGGGAACAGCAGGGACCAGTCCAAAACCTCCAGGCAATGGGTCCAGTATCACCAC CTGTTGACTGAGATCAACACGCTCATTATCAACCCCAGGCTGCACCAGTATCAACGCTGGCCCAGAGAATCGGAGGAAGCAGAATTCCAGGCTGTCCTTCCCACTCTGGACCAGTGGTCCCAGCAGCTCCACATGCTCAGG GATCTTCATTGCGGACTGAATAAACTGAGTGCCACACTGATGCCACTGCAGCCCTGTCATGCTGATGCAAAAGCACTTAAGGTGGAGGACATGATGCTGCTGGTGGAGGCGCTGCTGGAGAATGCCTCTTCTGACGATAAACAG AAGCTCAGGAGTCCCACTCGATACACCTTGGCTTCCATGGTGGCTCACTTCCAGAAACTGTTTGACGTTCCCTCCCTGAGCGGAGTTTACCCTCGAATGAATGAGGTCTACACCCGACTGGGAGAGATGACCAACACTATGAGGAACCTCCAAAATGTTCTAGACCTAG ACAGCAAAGCTTCTCCTACTGAAGTTGTGAACCAGGTCTCCAGACTAGTCTCCTTGGATCCAGGACTGGGACGGGCAGACATTGACAG catcaTTATCAAAGTGAAGCAACATGATGAGTTTTTTCCTGCTTTCCACAACCTCGTGACAGAAATCTTAAAGATTCTTG GTGTGAGTCACCTGGACGACATACTTTCTGCTCTGCAGTCTCTGAAACAGACGGCTCAGTGA
- the cep70 gene encoding centrosomal protein of 70 kDa isoform X2 has product MKPQEQVEWDDVNKLLQHHGFKPVFFADPVENRNLTDLVLLDKKSANELRMTLRMMLMDSERRQTLIQELVKSNNQLKEEVQKHMSHAAQQSQRATELQGLLDEVKSRVQHLEERCLGKAVQQHSHTQQLQKENKEAKRRYLLLEKKVANLEEETAQLRKKLYLTVKEEQQRLTQQSRLQESKHLDQATKRTSVSPSFKTILKTYQDQQKESRSRIQELEEEVEWLKTELDTRCRSDLTGNSRDQSKTSRQWVQYHHLLTEINTLIINPRLHQYQRWPRESEEAEFQAVLPTLDQWSQQLHMLRDLHCGLNKLSATLMPLQPCHADAKALKVEDMMLLVEALLENASSDDKQLRSPTRYTLASMVAHFQKLFDVPSLSGVYPRMNEVYTRLGEMTNTMRNLQNVLDLDSKASPTEVVNQVSRLVSLDPGLGRADIDSIIIKVKQHDEFFPAFHNLVTEILKILGVSHLDDILSALQSLKQTAQ; this is encoded by the exons ATGAAGCCG caggagCAGGTAGAGTGGGATGACGTGAATAAACTGCTGCAGCATCACGGCTTTAAGCCTGTGTTCTTTGCGGATCCTGTGGAGAATAGGAATCTCACAG ATTTGGTCCTGCTGGACAAGAAGTCAGCGAATGAGTTGAGGATGACTCTGAGGATGATGCTGATGGACTCTGAGAGGAGACAGACGCTCATCCAGGAGCTCGTCAAGTCTAACAACCAGCTCAA AGAGGAGGTACAGAAGCACATGAGTCATGCAGCTCAGCAGTCCCAAAGAGCCACTGAGCTGCAGGGGCTGCTGGATGAGGTGAAGAGCAGAGTTCAGCACCTGGAGGAACGCTGCCTGGGGAAGGCGGTCCAGCAGCACAGCCACACCCAGCAGctgcagaaggaaaacaaagaggcTAAG aggAGGTATCTGTTGCTGGAAAAGAAGGTAGCCAATCTGGAGGAAGAAACAGCACAGCTCAGGAAGAAACTGTATTTGACTGTCAAAGAAGAGCAACAGCGACTGACTCAACAGAGTCGATTACAGGAGTCCAAACATTTGGATCAAGCTACAAAGAGGACCTCTGTCTCCCCGTCTTTCAAAACCATCCTCAAG ACATATCAGGACCAGCAGAAGGAAAGCCGCTCTCGCATACAGGAGTTGGAGGAAGAAGTGGAATGGCTCAAGACAGAACTGGACACAAG ATGTAGAAGTGACCTCACTGGGAACAGCAGGGACCAGTCCAAAACCTCCAGGCAATGGGTCCAGTATCACCAC CTGTTGACTGAGATCAACACGCTCATTATCAACCCCAGGCTGCACCAGTATCAACGCTGGCCCAGAGAATCGGAGGAAGCAGAATTCCAGGCTGTCCTTCCCACTCTGGACCAGTGGTCCCAGCAGCTCCACATGCTCAGG GATCTTCATTGCGGACTGAATAAACTGAGTGCCACACTGATGCCACTGCAGCCCTGTCATGCTGATGCAAAAGCACTTAAGGTGGAGGACATGATGCTGCTGGTGGAGGCGCTGCTGGAGAATGCCTCTTCTGACGATAAACAG CTCAGGAGTCCCACTCGATACACCTTGGCTTCCATGGTGGCTCACTTCCAGAAACTGTTTGACGTTCCCTCCCTGAGCGGAGTTTACCCTCGAATGAATGAGGTCTACACCCGACTGGGAGAGATGACCAACACTATGAGGAACCTCCAAAATGTTCTAGACCTAG ACAGCAAAGCTTCTCCTACTGAAGTTGTGAACCAGGTCTCCAGACTAGTCTCCTTGGATCCAGGACTGGGACGGGCAGACATTGACAG catcaTTATCAAAGTGAAGCAACATGATGAGTTTTTTCCTGCTTTCCACAACCTCGTGACAGAAATCTTAAAGATTCTTG GTGTGAGTCACCTGGACGACATACTTTCTGCTCTGCAGTCTCTGAAACAGACGGCTCAGTGA